The stretch of DNA ATCATTTCGCGAACTTTGCAAAATAAAAGCTATCATTATGGTATATACAGTATAAGATTACATTCGTGGCTAGCTGccaaactacaaaaaaatatataaagaagGGTGTGTCACGACTGTATTGTTGATGTAGGCctacgaaattatttgaatcaatTTGCTTGTtcatcacttcgaatattatttcagaattaaattaaataaattgtttcaCGCAGTGTATTGCTTTCGGATGAATATTACCCCAGTGCACATCGCAAGTTCGTATTTTTTGCGCAATTTTGTTCGTAATAACCGCTTAAAAATATTTGCAAACGATGGAATCCATCTTAGAAATAGAAATACGCATCGATGGAGTGCATCGTTTGCAAATATTTTTAAGCGGTTATTACGAAGAAAATCGCATCTTTGCGTTATAAtctgagttataagcattcgaaatcctcCATAATTTCGTTACATGcttatttttcagattttcatttttcatcctaCCTATATCTACTTTTCGTTAAAAGGGAAGAAATTGGTACCCAATAATACTTCAATTGCTAAAGCTTCATGATCATTCTAGTATTGCTTCATTGTTTCACCtcaaaatgagattttttttcttaaatatttAGATTTTCTTTTCCAATTCGTTAATATGTAAGATTCAATGACAGTTTGTTCATGGATCAGCTAATTCAAtaattgtttgaatattttcgacTTAGTTCTCTGGTCAGAAAGATTCGATTCCGCGCTTTACTtaaggggcaacaatttttagTTCTCAAGGCCTTGGACCGAAAGAAAACAATTCATGGTGCATTCGATAACGACTGGTGATATCCATTTGGCATCAGAAGATGCCATAACGATTGCCCGATTGGTGCGCAATCACCTGGAAAAACCCACGCAAAACTAACTTAAAACAAATTTAGACTAAACATTAACCTAATCTAAAAACTAGCTCaaaccaaaaataaaaacaaccaAAAACTGCTTCAAAAAAACGATGGTACGCGGCtgtaaaatgtccaattaaacgtgtcgcatccCGGGTATgcccaattagctagatgtcgcAATTAAATGTAACTTAGGCCGAGGGCATAGTAAAGGCGATGCGGTGCAATTCGGAGCGATTAATCGcgtgctatgacatactgatcgcttCAAATCGCGCGGTTTTTGATGTTTTATTCCACTCCATTCTacatgtaaacaacccagcaCAAGAATGCCATATATgataacatgtcttcattttgtaaacagttgaattgtgagatCGTTTTTATCTGTGTACATGGTATATGGAAACCCCTTAACGTAAAGTTTTCATTATATACATTATATAAATTAGAATAAAGTTATTTaattcatcgaacaaaacgaaaataataatttaacaactcaatctttattttcgttcgatgagttcgattgtgaagatatttatgaaaatcgtctGGTAACCCCCACTTgcattcacacgcggaaaaacaCTCCACCTACAGTATCGCCGCATTGAAATCGCATCGCGTTTACTTgcggtttgcatttgatttcaACAGTCGTAAACAAAAGAGCTTTCCCGCCAACGATCCCGCACCCGCGCCCGCGTCGCATCGCattcactatgtcctcggccttcAATCCGCTTGTGTAtcactttgaatattatttaataatgcACCGAAGttttttgaataactttttaGAAGAAACTTTTAGTGGTGATGAGAGAGTCGTCCTTTTTTTTCTGCGCGAGATTAATACGACGAGCACGAGAATAATGAGCACGTATCGAAAGCGTTATTTTTCTTCTTGATGATATAACTTTAACATTTATAGTGGCGGTTTTCCAGTTGATGCAACCATAGTAtgcgaaaacgattaacatttcattactttttttgttgtttgttccATCTGCACCATCAGCATTGGCGACTTTGAgctttatttttcgaatttcgaaAGCGACAATGACAATAATGGATTTTAGGTGGAGTGAGCAcacttcaaaataaaaattacgaaataaaataaaattttctgcatcgaatattttttcgcaaattaTGAAAGGTTGTGAAAaatattaaatgaaaaatgtGTTTGACATGATGATGACATGTTTCAAGTTTTCAAATGACATGAAGTAAGAATtttaattagaaatttgaacaatttcaaaATGCCTTCGGGCTTGgaaatctgatagagaataactAGCATCCCTAAAAGGATATCGTTACAAGATTTTTCTAATAAATAAAACATCAAAACAACCTTATGGTAACGATTTCAATATTCATTTAGTAACATTTTCCATTTAATTCTCCGTTAGATGCAACGTGACAGTTGCATTATTATCGCTACAATACTCTCTTTTTACAGCACAGCTAGGAGAGCATAGATTGCGTGTGCCAATGGACCAATCAGAATGCGGGATTTTCATTTGGATCATTTCCCAGTTGTTCCAATGATTAGTTCCAAAGGATGTAGAATTTTCTTTATTGCAATTTGAACGCaggaatatttcctatcgattgatgcaaatatctcagCGATCTATCGAGAAATAGCGGAGTTTAAATCGCAGTgtttcctctctcctctctcattGCATTGTAGAACGAACATCGTATTCGATTCGTGTATTATGTGTATGTAAGCatcttttggatcttccataaTAAATTTCTGATGGAGAGAGTCGTCAAAAGCTGTGAGCGCGTTTCGTTTGTTTGGATCTGTCCTCAGTTTGCGATGGAGCTGCGCTGTAGGCGATTGTAGGCATGAAAGGTACGTTGTATCTAAACGtccatattccaaaattctgtatACTTTCCCTTATCTGCTCTGGCACAATAATTTCCCGTATGTAAATATTTGTGCCGTTTGGAAACTAAAAAAGAAACTTGTATCGTCCAGCGCAAATGATTGAGAAAATCGACAAAGAACAATTTTGTACACATTATCCTGCGTTTATTCCTTTTTAGAATGGCTGACGTTCTTGCTGCATGCGTCTCCATTGTCATTACACACTTCGATACAGCAGGGTACCTCTTCTTCGAGGCTGTTGATAGTGTATGTGAAAAAAATTGCACTTCTGTTCCATTCTTGAATTTTGTGTATTGTTCACTCCCTTGGCTTGCTAGTTTAAGACTGCGATTTCTTACCgcgaatggcttatttataccaaataagttcGAAACGGACAGAAAAGAACGTattagttgcccgttattgaagTTACGGGTAGGTGAGTACACAAATCGGGCGAAAAAATATATGATAAAATATGAatgtttccagttttcattattttgaatcgTTGACAGAaaacgcgattttttttcgcgTAAAAAATAAACTCAGTGTAGTAAtgtattggtatgcaaatcatccaaattcgttcgcagtgaaaatagttattaacgttaacatttaaaaaaaagtattctaaTGAGACAGAACACAGTTTTTCGCGGAGCTTTAAAAACCCGCGTGCAACAATGtcaatttcttcttcttctttgtttttaaaaggctttgaactttacaattcattcgtctacaATGTAAACACAATAGCGTAATGGCAAAAGCTATTTCATTGAACTTCTTTATTTTGATGGAGATACCGATGCGACACCCAATAGAACCGATGCACAGATCACCAATCCAGCGTCATCAGAGgggtgctgcttcctcgctgttaCTGACTCAACTTGCCAatacaaatatttgacactttttgaaagacaaaattTGGTACAAATACTACTTTGTTTATCAGTACTCGATCATCAACAGTGATAATCAATGTCAAACATCAAACGTGGAAAAAATTGACTGGAATATTAACGTATGTTAGCGTATGGTTCGAGGCACATgttcaaaaacaaataaagcAAACAGGAAATAAATATTTAGTTATAGTGAACTGTATCTAATATGTTTGATAATGTTAATCATATTTTAACTGTCAAAAATGTGAGATATTTGGCATCATGGCCAAACAGTGTATCAGCACCTTAAGAGCACGCCAGCAGAGATTTTGGTACACTAGAATCGAGTAGTAACTCTCCATTCAACAGGCTCTCTAGCGAATAAGCAAAACATAAAACGTCAAATACTCTTCGAGTAGACAGCAGGCAGCATTTCTCGTCGTTGAATTCCACTGCAAGTAAATATAAATTTTCCCCGTATTGGTCTTTTAAACCTCCGCGAATACCGTAGTTTGCCGCATGCAATGTCTATTTCGGCCAATATTAGCGTCGAGGCTCCCATCGAAAACCAAATTCAGGAAATTGCGTACGATGGAACGGAAATATATCAACTGTAAGTTCTGGTTCACAGTTTCATGTTTGTTTTTCCTCTACAGACAATTCTTCCGCAGGCCACCAACATTGTCTGAACATTTGGCGAAGTGCGCCGCCAAGATAGATTTCAGTAAAACAGCTAACGATATCGATTTAGTGCAGCAAACCATCAAGAAGGAGGACGAAAAGAAAGATGATGAATCCAAGGATCCAGCCGCTCACTTCCAGTCTAGTTTGTGGCCATGGGATTCGGTGCGAAACAAGCTGAAAGAAACATACACCGAGGTGTGCGTTCTGTCCGATGTGCTGTCGATTGCCAAAGAGAAAAGATTTATGGTGCTGGATCCTATCCCACAGGAACCACCGGAAGTGAAGCCGATGGTGCAGGTTTACGCGAGGAAGAAAGCTCTCGCAAGCGCAGCGAATATTTTATTGACCGGCGCAGAGCGGTTGAAAACGGCACACACTGATCAGGGTGGGAACCGAAGCACACCTGATTTTCATATTGAACTTTTGAGGCTGAGGCGAAATTGGAGACTGAAGAAGGTTTCCAATACGATTATCGGTGACTTGAGTTATCGCACCGCTGGGTCGAAATTCATGCATCCCGGTATGTTTGAAGTTACGAAAGCAGAGGACGATGAGACCAGTGAAGAGGGCAGCAGTATTGCCGGAGGAACGGTTGGTTTGGTGGCAGGCTCTGCACCAGGTCCTAAGATCAATTCTGCGTTGCGAGTGAATGTTCCGACCGAACTTCAAGGTGTAGCGTTTATTAAAGTAATAACGCAAAAGGATCAAGAGGATTTGTGTTCGGCAACTGTTAACATGATGGGATCAACCCAACTTTGTCCTCAGGCAGGAGCATGGCAGCAAACGTTGGAGTTTGCCCAAAATGTATTGTTCTGtaaggaactgttcaatcagtTGGCAAGAGAAGCAGTTCAGCTTCAGGCTCCGATTCCACATGTAGTTGTTGGCAATCAAATTAGAGCAACACTGCTGCCCGGCATTCAGCTGATTATATCGCTTTGTCATTCAACTTCATCCGATTCCAACAACAGCTCGGAGCCGATTAAGGATCACGACCATGTATTGGAACATTCGCTTCATCAATTGCTCAGAGAGTTTCACCATAAAAATACACACCACCCCTTCCCTCATCCAGCTAGTGCTCCACTTGGACCAAGCAAGAAACGCATGATGGCGGGTCCTTCTGCATTCGATCGTTACGAATTGCTTGAAATGACTAAATCTCAAACGCTGCTGGAACAGATCATAGCTCAAGCTCAGCACATCTTCACCAGACGCCGGGCTCAGTACGTGCTGGACACCCTTGCCAGAGATGTGAAGGATCCACAGATCACCTCCCATTGGAACGCTATGAACAGTCCAGCAATGTCCTGTGTGAAAATCAACATCACATCCCACGGATACGATGCCAATCTCCGGACCTCACTCGTCATCCACGTCAAGGAACGCTCCCTCAAATGTATTTGTCGAGATGGGCGCATAATGCACATGTCCTACGAGATGTGCGAGCTGCGCGATTTGATTCTGTGCCAGATAAGCCAGCACCAAATCATATGCCTGCAGAATCTGGCCAAGTGTATGGCGTGGCAAATACTGTCCAACAGCAGCCATTTGGGGATCGGAGCGGTCGAACCGCTGGGCAAcgccagctcgtgtgtgttagCCTCGCCCAATAGTGACCGCTTGATTGCGGTCCAGGTGCGGTGCGATCCCCAAATCGATGTGAAGGTTTACATCGCTCAGAGCCCCGGGAAGGATTTCTTCCCCGGTTCGCTGGTGCAGGGTCGACACTGGGAACATCTCGGAGGGCATTTCAAGGAGGTAGGtcgcatttttttgacgtaggactccgtctttcatttctatactcgGGTGTATTTTCGATGTTTCGGATACGAGAGCTTTACATTGAGGAAACAAGATTTCGAGCGTTGATACCTCTTTGCCGACTGAACGAAATCACttcaagataaaatgtctattcGTTACATGCTTGTTGATTATGGATCCAAGCTATTGAAGCTTCAAAATTTCTTCGAAAACagcctattgaaatcacacaaatctgtatataagctagtgcccgctcggaaatccacttagttgCAACTGTGAAGTAGCTGGGGAATATTCTCGCGAAAGCGCTATGCTCTCCCTCTTCTAAACGCCTTTTTATTCTGGAGGGAACCTCTAGCGACAAATAAAGTATCACTGATAATTCGATACGTATTGCGTACAAATGGTGATATGGGCTATGGATTCGATAGCAGAGAATACAAAATtacaatt from Toxorhynchites rutilus septentrionalis strain SRP chromosome 3, ASM2978413v1, whole genome shotgun sequence encodes:
- the LOC129775649 gene encoding mediator of RNA polymerase II transcription subunit 17; the protein is MSISANISVEAPIENQIQEIAYDGTEIYQLPPTLSEHLAKCAAKIDFSKTANDIDLVQQTIKKEDEKKDDESKDPAAHFQSSLWPWDSVRNKLKETYTEVCVLSDVLSIAKEKRFMVLDPIPQEPPEVKPMVQVYARKKALASAANILLTGAERLKTAHTDQGGNRSTPDFHIELLRLRRNWRLKKVSNTIIGDLSYRTAGSKFMHPGMFEVTKAEDDETSEEGSSIAGGTVGLVAGSAPGPKINSALRVNVPTELQGVAFIKVITQKDQEDLCSATVNMMGSTQLCPQAGAWQQTLEFAQNVLFCKELFNQLAREAVQLQAPIPHVVVGNQIRATLLPGIQLIISLCHSTSSDSNNSSEPIKDHDHVLEHSLHQLLREFHHKNTHHPFPHPASAPLGPSKKRMMAGPSAFDRYELLEMTKSQTLLEQIIAQAQHIFTRRRAQYVLDTLARDVKDPQITSHWNAMNSPAMSCVKINITSHGYDANLRTSLVIHVKERSLKCICRDGRIMHMSYEMCELRDLILCQISQHQIICLQNLAKCMAWQILSNSSHLGIGAVEPLGNASSCVLASPNSDRLIAVQVRCDPQIDVKVYIAQSPGKDFFPGSLVQGRHWEHLGGHFKEVRFDKMEGKNFHNKMEFLMASLTSQS